DNA sequence from the Acipenser ruthenus chromosome 8, fAciRut3.2 maternal haplotype, whole genome shotgun sequence genome:
ctaaatatttggggacgtcacCTCCccctctctttgtctggccacatagaaattattattattattattattattattattattattattattattattattattattattatatttcttagcagacacccttatccagggtgacttacaattgttacaaaatcacagtacaatcCAGTCCACATTAATCCAGTGCACACTCCATATTTCTtgtatttctctttttctctctctctcttttctttgcctgcttccctggtagtttcaccggtatttatattcgaccatgtaatttgtgcacagtttagacctggtttacACATGTCAACTGAAACGCAAACGCTAAccttgatggtttgctaaatggCTACATTTATATGTAAATGAACTACTCCcttaaagttcagcccatgttgAGCGCTAACACTGACTTACTGAGTGGACactaaaacacggttgctaaatcacatatgtgggcaaagtctgtttgccaaCACGTGTGCCTGATTCTGGTGCGCTAACTGTCaacaaaagtgttttgcgattgccttaggggtttgcgtatgttgctaaatagggccccaaGTCTTCAGTAAGTACCAGTTTGGAGTCTGAAGACGTAGCGCATTCTGAAAGCAATCGATGGATGAGGTTGGAAACGACCCACGCTTTCAGACGCCAGAGACATCAGCAATCTAAACTTGTGGCCTGATATTTGGAACCAGAAAAAGTGGGAAGAATTTAAGGAGAAGTACCCCTGGTTGGACTGCAAGGACAGACAGCTTGGGGACTGCATGTTAATGTTGTGAATTCACAAGACAGAGTGGAGTAAATGATTAAACcttcttcaaatatatatattatactaaatGTTTTATTAGATCCGTTAAGCACTGctgttgagatttaaaaaaacctAACACGTGTTTGTTGTGTGCGCCAGCAATTCCACTGAGTCAGTGGTGTCCAATTATTCTGACAAGTGAGCATTGTGTTTGTCTCAATGCAGAATAGTTGTTGGTTTGCTGAATGCATGGCCATTGTGCACTGGATATTTACAACATGGATTGTATGGATTATCATAGTCTGGAGACTAGAactttagtgtttatttttacaaGATGCCTGGTATGATGTACATTTTCACAGTACAAAAGACTTGAGTTAGGTGATACTTGTGTCGCTGCTAGTTTAGCATGTGTTGTGAATAAACCATTCCAGCTAGATCATAAATCCTTCAGATGTCTGCCCCGTAacaaaacctggacgcctgagtggTGTTTTcaactgcatccctctgtctgGCCATTCAGCGACACCCACAATTGACGTAGCAGGTAACAAAACCCAGTTACAGTGCTGAATAACAACTATTTGGATCGGGGGACAttggtttattcattttttaaacaaggtTCTGACAtttataatgtgtgcattttgtttGCCTTGGAGACTCTTCTTTAGTGTGTGCTatttacaaaaccaaaaccaTTCTTGAAATAGTGTTGTCACTGTGTGCCAGAAACAGATTTTTGCCAGTGATGTCCTCCAAACCCAATTAAAAAGAACAATGGTCAAAGCCATCTCCAGCGCCTGCAGTGTTCTCAAGTGGGCTAGGTGGACCTGAGTGCGCAGCTCCTCAGCTCCCAGGGCCTCCAGCAATTGGTGCTTTGCGAGCTACTCCAGataataatcacattcagtaGATAACAACATGTAGGCATTAGCAATTCAATATTAGTGTTGTACTTAAAACTTCAAATAACTTGTGTCTCTCTTTATTTTAACTTATTTATATAAATGCACATTTATCTGATAAGCAAAATCAATacagcaaaatgttttttttttatacctgcgTTTCATTTGTACACAGCACTCACATTTGATTTGCAAACTGAAATCTGTACTTCCTAAGAATACAAAACAGACACTGAACCGTATGTCAGGTAATCACAATCGACTCTTTATTGGTGTTTCAAAAACTCTGCAACTTTATTGACTCACAAAAATAACAGCATCTGTTAAATCTAAACTGTATGAATGTATCTCTGCCAATAGATGGCAGTATTAGCACAACTTGACTCCTTATGTTACACTGTAAATCTGTAAAGCAGGTGTGTATTGTATCAAAAATCTATTGCAgtgaaatattatattattattttacacattattattatttatttatttcttagcagacgcccttatccagggcgacttacaattgttataagatatcaattacattacaattacattattttttacacattatttttacatacaattacccatttatacagttgggtttttactggagcaatctaggtaaagtaccttgctcaagggtacagcagcagtgggattgaacccacgaccctccggtcaagagtccacactGCACTACACTCAAATATTCAGATAACTTTTTTTGTCATACAATTCACTAAGAAGATTAATTGTTAGCGCTCGTTTGCGCCCTCCAAGCACCCCATAATCAGGTACTAATGACCTTTCCCCCAGCGTTAGTGCCTTGCCATGGGATCAAAACTGGGCCCTATATCTTCAATATATGATGCAATAAATCTTACATTATATACTAACATTCGTATGAAAGTATTTTTCTGTCCCATGATAGCTACAGAATTTCCTTGTAAACTTGATGCACCCTCTAGCTGTCACTTAAATATAACTCCAAAGTGTGCACTCCTTGCAGCAAGAGAAAGTTTCATGGCTGATGTATTTGGATAGACCTAATGAAGGCCTACAGCTTACTTCATACTGTTAGTGAAAACAAATAAACTCAGTCCCTTGTTAAAACCAGCACATGATGCAATTACTGTAACTAGCAGATTTGCTGACAATTATTACTTTAATCAACTGAGTATTAGAACCTTAATTAATTCCCCAAGAGAACcaagtgaaaataaattggagtTCAATTGCTACGGGCCAGCACTTCAGAACTGAATCTGAAACGTGTGGGTTTGCAGCATACCTGGTATGTTATGAATTTACTTCATTTGAGTTCTTTCTATTATATTCCTTGATAGGGAGAGATATTATTTTTTGCAAGCATTGTGAATATTTTACATACCTCAGtgcaaaacaaattattattattattattattattattattattattattattattattattattattaatagtagtagcagtagtagtagtaatacaTGTTTTTCATTCTCTAGTCTGCTGCTTTGGATAGCGGTGTCTGCTTCTTACAgggaaataaaacataattttgtGCTCCTGGTTCTTACCTTGGTGATATAATTTCAGTGTATTAGTTTTTGTAGTGAACCATGGCAAACAATATTGGATATCGTCCTGTGACGTACACTGTGGCAAACTGATACTACATAGCACAATATACCTGTAGTTTTAATGAGCTTTACTTTCTGTATATTTGTTTACtttatatttgtgattattgtTCCTGTTATTGTGTTTAGATTTGCTGATTGTTTATTGATCATTTGAatttttggttttacaggttgaAAAAAGATTGCATCAGAAAAATCACAATGAATTATCAGCTGTCAGCAACCCCAGCAGAGCTGAATTCTACAATTGTCAAACCACTGGGGTTTTACATCAACGGTTTTCATTCACTACAGAACacccattattattttatattcctGTCTTTTGTTTATCTTGCAACCCTTTTAGCAAATTTCCTACTAATGGCAATTATTTGGTTTGTGGAGAGCCTGCATACCCCAAAGTATCTTGCGATCTTTAGCTTATCAGTGGTAGATGTAAGTTACAGTACAGCAATCATTCCAAAAGCTATCGATGTTTTTCTGTTTAACTCAAGATTTGTTTTCTATGACGTTTGTTTTACTCAACTGTTTTTTGTCCATTATTTTTGTGCAATGGAATCATTTACTCTTGCTGTATTAGCATACGACAGATTAATTTCTATATGTTTCCCACTGCGAAGTAATACAATCAACACAAATACTAGAATGATTTTAATCATAGCAGTGACTTGGATAATCCCTTTTGTATTTATGGTTGTCACAATATTTTTACTAAAACGCTTGTCATTCTGTAAATCCACAGCCATTGAAAGCTATTTCTGTGACCATGGGCCAGTGTTTGTCTTGGCTTGTAATGATAATTCTCCAAATTGGACAAATGCTTACTTTTATATTATAGGTATTATTGGCATGCCATTGGTTTTCATTATAATATCATATGTATCCATTATCGTatcccttttaaaaatagcatcTGCAGAAGGAAGGCGGAAAGCATTTAAAACATGCTCTACCCATTTAACCTTAGTAGCAATATTTTACATTCCTCTGTTAGTGACCTATATTATAGTATTGGTAAAGTTCCGTATAGACACAGATGTCAGAATTCTTAACACTTCCTTGTCTGCTACTCTTCCACCTTTGCTAAATCCAATTATATACACCTTAAAAACTGAAGAAATTTTGGAGCAGATTAAAAACTTCAGAAAGAGAATGGTTAACCCCATGAAATGATCATTTGCAGAGCAAATCAATTTGAAAGCTGTTTCTTAATAAAACATATGATAATGTTAAAATGCTTGTACTGGAGGTATGAGAAATTAAAGACTAAATAACTTTGAATGACATTTTGACATGTGTTTTACTGTCCCCTTATGGAGCTGCTGAAAGTTGCCTATTCTCTTGGTCGAGCCTTTGCATAATGTAATGCTGTTTTGTTTGCAGAAGTACTTTCTTTAGTGTGTGCAACAGGGTAATGCATGTGTTCAACATTTTAGATGCACAAGTAAGTAATGTGTATTGCAACAAAGAGCGAGACATTGCATTTTGATGTGATAAGCATGTTTATACTACTGTAGGTCCTAGACTGGACCTTGTTAGATATGAGATCATCAAACACAGAAAGCGCACATAGCAGGCTCTTTTTCAAGCCCAACCCCCCAACAAAAAATGATTACATCTGAAGCAAACCCAAGATGTCATTACAATAGTATATTAATTACTGCCTGTGTGTGGAAAGCATCCTTGGCTTTACATATTTTACATAGGCTTCCGTCTACTGAAagaggcagctcaagtcattGTAAGGTAAATTATATGCTACTATTTATACTGAAAAATACATATTAGTCAATTTGTGTCAAACAGGATTGTACTCTTGTGGGTCTAGTTAGTTCAACTACAAACAAATTGCAATAAATATTTTGAGTTTTCTAATCCAATtgtgcaacaataataataataataataataataataataataataataataataataataataataataataattttactttatatagtgcctttcataaaCAAATATCACACAGAACTTCACAAATGAGAAAGgacagaaaataacaataatacaatcaTAAAAACATATACAGATAACAACAAGGTAGACAatattaaaaacaagaaatatcggggggctcccgagtggcgcatccagtaaaggcgctccgcgcggagtgcaggatgtgccctatagcctggagatcgcaggttcgaatccaggctatgtcacagctgaccgtgaccgggagttcctagggggcggcgcacaattggctgagtgctgcccgggtagggagggcttaagtcggcaggggaatccatggcttaccgcgcatcagcgacccctgtggccgatagggcgcctgtggctctgcagcggagccgccagatctgtgttgtcctccggcactataggtctggtggcattgctgtggatctgcagtgtgaaaaatgacggcttggcaggagcacgtttcggaggacgcgtgttccagcctctgtttcccgagtcagcgcgggggttgtgagcggtgagccggggatacagataataattgggcatgctaaattggggtgaaaatcgtggtaaaataattggcgacgactaaatttaaaaaaaaaaatatatatatatatatcataacagctaaaaaacaattctaaaagaatgctaatttaaataaatgagttTTAGGCGAGATTTAAATGAAACTGAGTAGTATTGCATGACAAGCAGAATTTCCCTCTCTAGCTCTATTTTATATCTATGTATATCTGTTTAGTTTACAGAAGCTTTGTGTATGGTATGGTGTTCTGTGTGAAGTTCGATCTACTTTTTTGAAGATGTTGTGCAGCTGAATTTTGTACGATAGCCTCTCAAACAGACTTTAGACATACTAGTATATGTAGTTAAATTAATTATGTACATATTTGTATACTGGTGGAATacagttacaaataaaaaaataaattcatccCGTGaacaatgaattgtatttttatttaatcataagtgctgctgtctttctgtaccatTTGCTATTCAAGTTGTTGCCCATCATATACACTGTTATTGATAAACACATTTACCTAGAAAGGAACGTGATAGACCCAATAAAAGTTTCAAACATATACACTGAGGAAAAATTGAGCTTGCTGCCACTCTTTTGTCTTCTATTCTCTCTTGTGCACTGGAAAGGAAATGTCTGCTAACATAAGAGGATCATTTttaaccaaaagtaaaatatcatgaactgtgacaaaaatgATACCTCTGGTGGCAATATTACTTTTACAGGAAGCCATGTggcataattatatatatatatatatatatatatatatatatatatatatatatatatatatatatatatatatatatatatatatttatcaaaaAGGATACACTGCACTTGCGATTAAAGTCTTTTAAATCTattgtctcgtgtaaaatgctttttggggtttccattctctcagtttattttactcgagtaaaccgggcttttcacccgacgtcatgcaaatgaatgggaaaggtggaggttgatatgtaaattagctatgcgtaaagttctcgtgctgtttttgaagattactagtgaagttgtggtgaaaatgtggtttccatgcgcagagaactggtacacgagtgaatctaagctgctgtaataaagcaaaataccttgtgtctGGTTGGTTAATAAGTTTTGCTGCTCTTGCCCAAatagtttttcaaatgtcattagtggggcgGCATgttgttagtagtgaatactgtttcaactaatttatcttacgactcattaattaaaaatgaacttggaggtataaaatgaaactgaccaacaggtattgcagatcaccatggctgaaaaccggcagagacattaaatatacagtatctccctttcattcaggcaatacagcatataggggatcaggtgatgctgcgtgtACTagcctggcttagaaaccctacccgtccagATGGCTGACAgttgctgaggaagcattcaacaccacgtcTGGGCAAATACGGGTTGTGGGCATCTGAAAGtgaggtggcggatactgatgaaacagactgaagtgcagcattagtacGTTCCCAAAATTgtcactgcctgctgtatcctgcacaaactcttgtcaacaaaatgaggtgttcagtaatcagtggctgcctgtgagacagacggggaaggttgcctcagccgccagtttcaattggacagcagcgatctgaggaggctcgttctgtcagagattctctcctttcttttaaattgtgctggatttactgttgtgttaaatattaatgatgcaaacaaataaaacatagtCAAATAATATATTCAAGTAAACAATAAAGACCTGATTGGAATATAACTTTTCAATTGAATAATTAAGGTATTTGGTTGGAACAAGACTGTGGATTAGAATAGACTGGAAGTGAGTATCAGTGATAAAGAGACTACAGTATGTATTGCTTCATCTGAGGTTGGAAACAACAGCATGATACACAGTAACCCATGCACATTGCATATAGCTACTATCAACAAATCTAAAGCTCCTGAGACTCTCTGTTCCCTTCTGAGTTAGAGAGagcatgtgagagagagagagagagagagagagagagagagagagagaaagagagagagagagagagagtgtcatTCTGCATTAATGACTGATACAAAGTCCATCCTCCCCATCCTCTCTATCTTTTAGTACCCCTTTAGTTTGGGATTTTGCATTACACTTTCAACTCAATAATGCATCATTATAAGATCTGAGAACATTGTCAAATCAACAATTTCTCTATTTCAGAACCGGGTGGTACTTGCAGCAGCCTTCACTTAGCAGAGTGTATCATTAGCAGTTATATGAGACACAGTGCTGCTCTTTGAAAGGCTGGTAGTTGGTTTATTAGCAAATTGCCAGAACACTGTCCTATTGACCTGGGTCTTACTGTATTACCAAAACAGAAAAGTAACAGGAGATCTTTCAACTCTTTTTCTTCTGTAACAGTCGTTTACAATAACTCTAATACTATTTTCTAATTTGCGTCTAATTACAACTCATAAGCCAACAAGagtgtttgtttaatgttttcttctGTTGCTACTGATAATTCCAAGTCTTGtgtgcaactttttttttcccattcTGTTCTGCATGGTAATGAGTCCCAGTTGGACCAGGTAGCGAGAGGAGAGTGGAGTGTGGCCTTTGGCTGAAACCAGATATAGGCAACTCCTGACCCCAGGAGTTGTTTATCATCAAATGCTTGTTTTTAGCAATAACTCTGTGAAAAGCTCCCTCATCAGCCTTATGCAAATCCAGTTAAGAtagccacattttttttttcttttaatttagttCTTGTAGTAAACTTTATTCAGCAAAATTAAGTTGTACTTTTCAcaatgtcagttgttttttatttgtttatgtgcaGGGTAATCACAAGTGTGattagcctggaggtatgttttgggtcattatcttgctgtaggatgaacccctgaccaactaggcgtataccagagggtattgcatggcgctgcaaaatgctgtgatagcagttttggttcagggtgccactcagtctgtgcaagtcgccgactctggatccagcaaaagagccccagaccatcacgcttcctcctccatgtttgacagttggtgtcacacaccgaggaaccatcctttcgcctactcgacggtgtacaaaaaccctgcgtgatgaaccgaagatttcaaattttgattcatcggtccataagaccttcttccagtcttcaatagtccactggcggtgcttcatggcccaggcaagcctctttttcttattttgccatcttagcaatggctttcttactaccactcgacctgtcaaacctgcagctcgaagtcttctcttaacagttgaaactgagacttgcttacttcgaccagtgttaagctgtgcttgaagctgttgtcctgtgagccgcctatcacgcaagctgttgactctcagaaacttgtcttctgattctgttgtggctttgggtctgccagacctcttcctgtcagagtttcctccagtttccaagtgccttttgatggtgtaggaaactgtactcactgacaccttggctttctttgcaatttctctaaaggaaagacctacacttttaagggttataatggtctgtctgtcttcctttgttaattgcctttttcttgccattatgaaagcaatatactactttctgcagtacaatactgtccaaataatgcttaagagggtgtagtaacacagtctgttccaacactgcttttatacagacagagggtttgtaagtaatcaacaaaagttgggacacctgtaggaattgttagcatcaactttcaaggcttaatttacttccattgctgcagaacagctgtaagttgttaacccattacttgttccctgaaaaaggcctttttgtataactctgaaatgtacattatttttcagtttttggtaacctaaacttttttttttaacctctggcagtttaccgcttacctttgtaccatttcaggttattcactggacttgaactgcttaaatttcaataaaaactggaaaaatgggggtgttctaaaacttttgaccggtagtgtgtgtatatatatatatatatatatatatatatatatatatatatatatatatatatatatatatatatgatatttttttctttgtttctggtTGTTAAACTGCAAGTACGTATTAAACTAAGAACATATAAACCACAATCCCTGTGTAATCCAGAGATTATTAAACTATATGAGTTCcaaaaatcaaaaaaacaaaaaaaccctgcttGTATCGCAAGCTGTGCATTAGTCCAGAACCAAATGCTTCAGGAACATCTGCTTCCAGAGCATCACAATTACAATGTTAGCTCCAAACCTTCAACTTAATATAACCTTAACGTCAGTATCATATTGCAAATGTGCTATTCAGTGCCCCAGCAATATGATAAAACTATTATTCTCTATACAACACATGCAATTGAAATGTGTATGTTCAGAGCAGAGATGAATAGACAATCACATATTCTGAGATAAAACTATGAAGCTCAGTCAACTTACAAgtggtttaacaaaaaaaaaaatgatgtcattAATCACAAAGGgccttatttaaaatgcattttacaaaatgcaatacaaaaacaatgtaaaacttgcaaaaaaaactaCTCTAAAAAATATTAAAGTAATTTAACAGCTCTTCACTGCAACTTAGTTCTTAGTTTTGTAGGTAATCAATTTcaatttttaattaattactttGGAAAATTTACatttacctaaaataaataaataaataaataaataaatcagctttGCTGTACCTGCACTAGTTTATCAGAAAAGCATAAAGTCTTAAAAATACTTTTCTGTAGGTAGTAGGCCTTATGAGTAGTAAAGTGTTTTCTAAATAAAACTGTGAATTGTTACAGTACATGAAATAAACCCAGTTGAGATTAATTAGGCTGTTGCTTAGCAGAAGAGAAGTGTTTAGTTTACAGAGGTCTCATAAGGCATTCATTAGTCAGCATCCACATCAGATTGCAGTAgctgtttaataaataataataataataataataataataataataataataataataataataataataataataataatatgagcttGATAAGAACAATAGCACAATATGTTGTTTTGTCtgcttgaaatatatatttaacaaaaaccagtacaaatgtatgcatgaacatgcatttttattattattattattattattattattattattattattattattatacaaattaaacTGTCCCTATAATTTGAAGAATTGAACTTTCAAGTTTTGCTCTCATGGCTTAACACATCATCAGACCTGTAGACTTATAGACTTATTATATAGAGTTCTGTGTATTCCCTACATCACCTGCACCTAAACTAAAGCCACACACTGTACAGTAGGATTTTAAAATCTATTGAAGGGTTTACACTGAACTTTTAATTTTGAGTGGTTTCAGAATGGACAAAGTAATGTCTTTAATAACTTAAGTGTGCTAAAATCTTGAAATATATTACTTACTTGTTTTACTGTGGCATATTtgtaatctgaaacaaaaatgcCAAGTTATTAAAAGTGCCTaaccatttaaagtagagatatcaaaaacacaagccaagtttcaagaa
Encoded proteins:
- the LOC117972741 gene encoding olfactory receptor 51F2-like gives rise to the protein MNYQLSATPAELNSTIVKPLGFYINGFHSLQNTHYYFIFLSFVYLATLLANFLLMAIIWFVESLHTPKYLAIFSLSVVDVSYSTAIIPKAIDVFLFNSRFVFYDVCFTQLFFVHYFCAMESFTLAVLAYDRLISICFPLRSNTINTNTRMILIIAVTWIIPFVFMVVTIFLLKRLSFCKSTAIESYFCDHGPVFVLACNDNSPNWTNAYFYIIGIIGMPLVFIIISYVSIIVSLLKIASAEGRRKAFKTCSTHLTLVAIFYIPLLVTYIIVLVKFRIDTDVRILNTSLSATLPPLLNPIIYTLKTEEILEQIKNFRKRMVNPMK